The DNA region gccttcctaattatatttttacacttcatttgaaagagtttatgctcctttttattttcctcactaggatttaacttccattttttaaaggatgcctttttgcctctcactgcttctcttactttgttgtttagctacggtggctcttttttggttctcttactatgtttttttaatttggggtatatattgaagttgagcctctattatggtgtctttaaaaagtttccatgcagcttgcagggatttcacttttggcgctgtaccttttaatttgtttaactaACCACCTCATTTTTGTGCTACAAGTTGGGcctctgtggtgttttccccgccaaagggatgttaaatttaattacattatggtcactattaccaagctgtccagctatattcacctcttggaccagatcctgtgctccacttaggactaaatcaagaattgcctctcctcttctgtgttccaggactagctgctccaagaagcagtcatttaaggtgtcaagaaactttatctctgcatcctgtcctaaggtgatatgtacccagtcaacatggggatcgctgaaatcccccactattattgagttttttattttaatagcctctctaatctccctgagcatttcacagtcactatcaccatcctggtcaggtggtcagtaatatacaCCTActctatattcttattattcaagcatggaattactatccacagagattttctggtacagtttggtttgtttaagatttttacttcatttgattctatgctttctttcacatatagtgccactcctccaccAGCACGGCATGTTCTGTCCTTcctattttgtaccctggtattattgtgtcccattgattattcttattccaccaagtttctgtgatgcctattatatcattATCCTCGTTTAATATGagacactctagttcacccatcttattgtTTTAGACTTCTAGTATtgatatataagcactttaaaaagttgtcactttttagctgtctccctttacatgatgtaattgaatgagacttcttttcatttgactgtttcatatcagatcctacctgtattttatcatcttccatacTCTCCTCTTTACtgggacatagagaatctccatttgtAGATCCTCCcgtaagggatgtctctgtccaaaccacaTGCTCCTCCGCACCTGTCGGCTTTCTCCCAGCCTATCAAATCCTACTTCTTCTGTACTGAAGCGAGTAGGTAGTGATGACTACTCGATTATTTCCACAATCACGCTTTCACACCTCCCAGttggataaaaacaaaacacatcttTGTCTTTCAATATTTCCTGTGTACATAGTAACTTTGTGTGTTCCAAACCTAGAGTAGTGGACAGAACAATCTTTCTATAGAAGACAAGagataacattttcaaacttggatatcttgttaggctcttaaatccataTGAAGGCtcctgaataaaaaaaaacaaactgattcTCAAAGGTGCAGAGCACCTACAATTGACTTAGAATACAGTTGTGATAGTGTAGCAACTCTATAAAGCAAGCCTGTAAACTCTCTAGGCCTCACTTTACCCATTTGTAAAGTGGATATAATAATGCTTActattctttgtaaagtgctttgagatctacagagaaAGAATGCTGTATATTTGCTGTTATCTACAGGAGCATCCTGAAGGGATGACTCAATTTAGGCAATACAGGTCACCAGGCACACTATGAGATGGGGCCTTCACTGACCCGGCCCCCGCTTGGAGTGGCTGTGAGGTCTTTTTTCCTCCCAACCTCTCATCTCAGGAGTGGCAATAGGAGCCTACCCCCACTCCGGAGCAGCAGGCGTCTGTCTTCCGGGGGAGGGGGTATGTGAGTTGGGCCACCGCATGCTTCTCACCACACACAAAATCCAATGATGGATAGAATTGACGAGGTTCTCCAGAGAGTGGGTCTTGGAgttaaacaccccccccccccgccctataCCAGTTAGATGCATGGGGCAGTTCATATTTTTGAGCTATTGCATCAGGTTTTCTGCTGACTCAGGCAGGCAACAGCTGCATGGGTCACGTTTTCAAGTTTGGTCACTTCACAACCATGAAAAGAAAGCTGAGCTTGTGCCTCCAGGAGCGGGGTATGGGGCATGGCCCTAAGCCGTAGCTAGATCCTGCCTGAATGTGGTGGCTGTGGTAGTAAGAAGGCTTGGACTGGCGACCACTGCCTTTAAATGGCCACCCCCTCCCTCTTACAGGTCAGGTACAATAGGGGACCCCCATCTGCAGCTCGGCCCAAAGCCCACGCCCTAAAGGAGAAGTGGGGGTTGCAGCAGAAGGCCCCCAGGGCAGGTACGGGCAGCCAGGTTTTAGCGGACCTGAGCACCCCCAGCTCCaccggggggctgcagggacaggagCTGGGATGAAGGCTGAGAGCAGGAATAAGGCCTGGCCCTAGGgtgcggcggggggagggggcaactgGGAACAACCTGGAAGGGCGGGGCAGGAGCCCAGCTACCCCTCCTGGAGCGAGGGACGGACGGGTTTGGCCCCCTGCCACCGCCGCTGGGCGAGGCAGGCGAGACGCGGGCCGGGCCTGCGCTCGGGGATCGTTTGCTCTGGCCTGGCCGCGGCGTGCGAGGCCGGGCGGGACGGGGATGGAGCCGCAGCAGCTAGCGGAGGCGGCGGGGTCCTCGCGCCACGCGCCGGCCGGGATCTCCCTGCACGATTTCTGCGGGCAGGCGGGCGAGCAGCTCGTGCACTTCCACGCCATGCGGCTGCGAGACTCGCTCTTCCTCTGGGTGGGGGCGGAGCCCGCGCTCCGCAGCCTGGCCGTGGCCATGTGCAGCCCCCACGTGAGTACCGGGCCCCCTCGGCTCGCTACACCGACCTGGCGGCAGAGCCCCCCCCGCAGTGCTCCCCACTCACATGCCTCCCTGCCCCCGGCTGCGCCGCCCccgccctcagcccccccccaccccagtgctccCCACTCACCCACCCTTCCTGCCCCCGCCCTCATCCCTCCCCGCCGGGCCGCAgagccccttccccttccccgtgGGCCCGATCCCTCTAGGAGGATGTTCCCGAAGGGGGTTTTAGCGGCTGCCACGTTTTATACCCTCCTGTAAACTGAAGATCCGCTTTGGCATCGTGTGAACGGGGCCTGGTCAGTCTGGGAGATGGCCTAGGATGGGGCGGGGTAATGCAGTTCTGAAGATGCCGACCCGGTTGGAGGTGCGAAGTTGCGCAGTGGGGGCTGGCTAGGCCCCAGGGGCACAGCAGTGCTTGCTACAGCGAGGGAAGGGGTCTGCCCATCCCTGTAGTAAATTCACCCCTCCAGAGGCAGCAACTGGGCCTGCAGAAGAATTCATCCAAGGCTGATAGATTAATTGTGTCTACACTGTGGGTTAGGTGACCTAACTTGGTGTCACAATGTAGACACAACCAGGGCTGTAGCAGGAGCTGCTCCTCCCAGTGTTTAAACATTTCTCACCTAAAATAGCTATAGCATAGGCACTTACTACAGCAATAGAAGGGGTTCTTATGTGGCTGATGAAATCTACCTTTCTGAGAGGCTGTACCTAGGCCTGCATGCCCTGTGCATTGTAATTAAGCCAAGCCAACCTAACTGTAGATAACCCAGCCCTAAATTttaggtatagaccaggcctgggtaaaattttcagaagcacttatTGAGGAGCTTAAATTCCATTACTTTCCATTAGACTTACTTTTAATAATGGGATGTAGGCGCCTACGtgattaaatgcttttgaaaatgttacccactaTTTATTTTTCTGGTCTCCACACTACCCAGGCCTTTCCATTTGAACCCCTTTTCTGTCATTTATACCTTTGCTGAATTTCCCTCTCAGGAGTTGACATTTTAGGATGAACAGATGAGCAGCTTTTGAGAACTAGAAGAGTTCatgtaggagggagggggaatattTCCTTTCATTGCAGCATTTGTCAAATAGATGGAGGGTATAAGTATATAATTTGGCAGAGAAATGGGTAAAATTTGACAGAAAAGTGTCTTCAAGTGTTATCATGATACTTAACCCTTAGAGGATCTGGTCACactacagaagtcaatggaaagtctcccattaaattcagtgggtGTTGTATGAGACCATTTTTCCTCCGTAGATCTCACACTGCATTACAGGagaaagtattatccccattttatggatagggaaaactgaggcacagaatcaAAGAGATACAACAGCCCAACATCTTGCATCAGGATAGTGGGCAGAGGCAGgattagaatccaggtctcctgactcccatttTAGTGCTCTAGTCAGTTGAACTATGCTGCAGGTATTTTGATACAAATTGGCTGGATGATTTGGCTCAGCGTAAGCCTTTGAAAATTGCACTTTGCTCATCTGTAGTAGATTTTGACAATTACAATATATGTGACAACAATTTGCCAGTATTCCAAAGGGGGACATAGCAGGCTGTGCCTGCATGACAGTTTTGActgtgtagtaattttttttttaatgtattcaaGATCTGTGCATTGAATGAGACAGGTCTGTGGAAGAGTACATCTTATTTACTGCATAGTAAGGAACCAAATGGGGATTGAGTTAATTGATTAATTCAAAACTATCTCCTACAGCCAGAGATGGGATACTAGATGaggagggttctgagttactacagtgaattctttcccaggtgggtcttgcccacatgctcaggccatctggccttaaagtctttgGCTGTGCGTTGTCATTTGGATTGCGGTAGCCTCTAGAAACTCCAGGTATGCACCAAGACTCCATTGTGTTAGGAGCACTTCATCACTTACTGCCAGTGTAGCACCCTTTGAATGGGCAGGACTGTGTAGGAAATTGCCTCATAGGGTATgtttatactgcaattaaacagcctcacaGCCCAAGCACAGGCCAGCTCTGGATGTctgcttgcagtgtagacatagccagacCATGCACAGTGGTACGCACACTTCAAAATGCGTCCAGCACATAAAGTTTTCTATAAGGCAGCGTTTGTTCAGCAACACAGGCTTCATAGGAGCCCATGCCTCAGTGAGGGCCCAGTTTTGCGCTCCTCAATAAGTAATATTCAATTGTGTGAGTAATCTCAGTGAAACTACTTGTTTACTTCTCAGCATGAACAAGGGTTGCAGAATTGGATTCTGGTATGGGACAGGAGATTTAGGTGGTGTCTACTCAAGTATTTCCAGGTTAGGGAATTTTTCTTTAAACACTATGTAGAAAAAACTATATATGGTATTATTTGTGAAATAGTATTAGTGTgagtgtaattaaagactattttAATGGATACGCTGCATAAAAAATTGTAGACAccagggagattttcaaaagtacctcaGGTGTTTGGGAATACAAGTCAGAATAATTAGAGATTCATTGTAAGTGCTCCTGGTGCTTTTGAAACTCCCCTCCACCATCTTTATATAATGTATAGGAACCTGTGACtgggttgtttgggtttttttatatgTTGGAGTTCACCTTGACATAGTAGCACACAGGTACTCAAATGATTGTAGGAAAGGTAactcttttcatagaatcatagaatatcagggctggaagggacctcagaaggtcatctagtccaaccccctgctcaaagcagggccaatccccagacagacttttgccccagatccctaaatggcccccctcaaggattgaactcacaaccctgggttcagcaggccaatgctcaaaccacttggggattccttttctttttattaaactaAAACAGAAAAAGTGATTATTATTGTGACTTCTTATATGGAAAAATAGCTAATTTTAGTACAGAATAAACAACTGattctttgctttcttttcagGACTCCATTCCAGTGTCTACATCACTTCTGGGAGATGCCTCTGACGCCACCTCAAATTCTCTAGCCCAGCGCCTAGGTACGTTATTGAATGGTTCATAGATTTTATAACACACTTGTACTTTTGGGAATCCTCTTTAAATTCTTTGGTTGTTTTTGCTCTCACCTCACATCTTTGGCAACGAAGCACCTTTGTTGTCACCACAAGTTATGTTGCCTGACTTCTCAGTAAGAGGCATATGTCTGTCTCATGTAGACATGAGCTTAAAGCTTGAAGCTTGTACTGTGTTAAAGCAAAGTATTAGTGTGAATCATTCTTGAGGAAAAGCTTTTATTCTAATGGCTTTAGATTCTTCTTGCCTAACTTTTCACATTTCTACCACTCACCTGCCTAAACTTAgacatgtgcttaaataccttacTGAGTCAGTGCTATTGTTCTCTACATCTATATATCTGCAGTAGAACCTAggttacaaacacctcgggaatggagattgttcgtaATCCTGAAAtcttcgtaactctgaacaaaacattacggttgttttttcaaaagtttacaactgaacattttcTTAATACAgcttttgaaactttactatgcagaagaaaaaatggtgCTTTTAacctcttaatttaaatgaaacaagcccagaaacagtttccttaccttgcaaatctttttttaaactttcccgtAACTATTTTAATAGTTTAACAAAGTACTGtgttcattttttcccccatctctGTTGTTCCCTGCTTGCgtacttcctgttccaaatgaggtgtgtggttgagcAGTCAGTTTGTAAGTGAGGTTCTACTTTACTACAGAGTTTGAAAGGCAGAAAGCACTTGGTTTCATTGCTGGTAATAGGAGTGTTATCCTAGGAATCTCCTGGCACTGCTGCTAAGGGACACTAGTGATAACAAATATAATGAGGGCTTTGCATTTCAATAATCCCCATGCTTTGCTGAGTGATTAATATAGGACAGGAATAAACTTTCAAGgtaggcctctccctatccactccctcccccacaacactTGCATATGCACTTTGAAATAGTCTTTCATTGCTTCAGTACAAATTCTAATGCCTGTGCATATACAGGCATTAGACACCTTAATGTGCATGTGCCAGCACTCTGCAGATGCAAACACCGATGCTTACACAAATATGTGCAGAATTGTGCATGCATAAATAAAAGCTACCTTTACATCCTACAGCTCTCttcagccagaaggatcccaaagcactctaGAAATTATTGGCCCAGATTGGAGATTTAAGGAAATGGACATACGTGCGCAGGAATCTCCTCACCCACCAGTGAAATGAAGCCACcttgggggtggaatggggcatcTGTCTAATAGCTCAGAGCTGTGCTGTAGTCCAGAGAGTGAAACCCTTAACTGAATGCTCCCCTCTACCTCTGCTATACACGAGAGCACAAGTAGTCACAACAGCAGTGGTACATCCATGAGCCAGGGAGCAGCAACTCTCCTTCATGTTTGTGCCCTCTCCCAATCCTACAGGAGCTTTTCTTCAAGACTATTGCAATGTTGAGATTGTGAATCAGGATCTCATTGCTGGTTAAGTAGTATTTCCGCTGTGTAGAAGGACTTGCTGTGCTCAGTACAGCTCAAGAGCTAGTCATGCTGTCTAGGCTGAAGGAGAGCAGGTGGGATGTGTGGAATGAGATCTGCTCTGTGTGGTTATGGATCAGCCAGGTTTAGAACTActgctcagatcctcaaaggtatttaggcactgaacTCATTCATTTCAAGGGGAGTTAGATacctacatacctttgaggatctgggcttatgTTTCACTAGCTTGAGTTGCACAAAACCTTCCAGTTCTTTGAAGTTGCAGATCTAACCTCTCTGAGGCGATGAGGAGGCAAAGTAACATTAGAAATCATTGTAATATTTTGGGTACAACTTCCCCCTTCTCTTCTCATTTCAAGGGAAAATAATGAGCAGGGCATATATCCAGCGGACTCTGCAGGGTATTTTGGGGAAGGATCTAACTGCCCTACTGGAGTTTTGACCAGGTCACGGGGGTTAACGTCCCTACTCTTGTAAAAAGCGTCAAGGGACCAGTAGCGTTCACAAACGTTGGAAAGTCCATGTCTCCTCCAGATGACTAAGGCCAGACATGGTGCAGAAGTAATTCAGAACTCAGTCTGTTGGTTAAAGTGGTGTGGCAATTAATTAGCTTTCAGTTTAGAATTAGTACTGCAGTTATTAAATGAGAGAATTTTTGAGCATTGATGATAAAATGAGCCTTTGTACCACAGGGGCCAATACCAAGGCAGAGATGCTTGTTTTTCAAGTTGTAGCATATTAACGCAACGAGCC from Gopherus evgoodei ecotype Sinaloan lineage chromosome 2, rGopEvg1_v1.p, whole genome shotgun sequence includes:
- the PSMG4 gene encoding proteasome assembly chaperone 4, which gives rise to MEPQQLAEAAGSSRHAPAGISLHDFCGQAGEQLVHFHAMRLRDSLFLWVGAEPALRSLAVAMCSPHDSIPVSTSLLGDASDATSNSLAQRLARKTKKQIFVSYNLQNTDSSFILHIENRIKEEMMAFPEKF